A window of the Aeromicrobium phoceense genome harbors these coding sequences:
- a CDS encoding aromatic ring-opening dioxygenase LigA — protein MSDPTPTYATTPRHKGVRTVGLLSIIAGIVLIVAGAATWWVVTDQLSAQNITVSEDAEWFGGDEVNGPLTAYSQAQIIDKHALEATGGKTYAELEQDDPLRETAMNASFLRASLFTSVVAYGVALFAAGMGLMWILMGWALRKL, from the coding sequence ATGTCCGATCCGACCCCCACCTACGCCACCACTCCGCGCCACAAGGGCGTCCGCACCGTCGGACTGCTCTCGATCATCGCCGGCATCGTGCTGATCGTCGCCGGGGCCGCCACCTGGTGGGTGGTGACCGACCAGCTCTCCGCGCAGAACATCACCGTGTCCGAGGACGCCGAGTGGTTCGGCGGCGACGAGGTCAACGGCCCCCTCACCGCCTACTCCCAGGCTCAGATCATCGACAAGCACGCCCTCGAGGCCACCGGCGGCAAGACCTACGCCGAGCTCGAGCAGGACGACCCGCTGCGCGAGACGGCGATGAACGCGTCGTTCCTGCGGGCCTCGCTGTTCACCTCCGTCGTGGCCTACGGCGTGGCGCTCTTCGCCGCGGGCATGGGACTGATGTGGATCCTGATGGGCTGGGCGCTGCGCAAGCTCTGA